A portion of the Natronococcus sp. AD-5 genome contains these proteins:
- a CDS encoding ABC transporter ATP-binding protein: MSGNTTAATDTLSSDESAEIRLDGVTKRFGDLVAVDDLALTIRDGEFLVLLGPSGCGKSTTLRMIAGLETPSEGRIAIGGEDVTETLPQRRELSMVFQSYALYPHKSVRGNLEFPLAKMDVDDADERIRRTAELLEIDDLLDQKPGQLSGGQRQRVALGRTIVREPRAFLMDEPLSNLDAKLRVQTRSELRRLQQQLGTTTVYVTHDQEEAMSLADRIAVMNDGELQQVGTPKAVYENPANEFVAGFLGEPPMNFLDPDRVAADEPTLADAETIGIRPEDVRVVSEAATVADGGERSTDARTFELDGEAVVVEPLGNAYEIEFDCGGELVTARLRQRPERIEPGATATLQFPAASVHRFDERGEVIDR; this comes from the coding sequence ATGTCCGGAAACACCACCGCCGCGACCGACACGCTGAGCTCCGACGAGAGCGCCGAGATCAGACTCGACGGCGTCACGAAGCGCTTCGGCGATCTCGTCGCCGTCGACGACCTCGCGTTGACGATTCGGGACGGGGAGTTCCTCGTCCTCCTGGGGCCGTCGGGCTGCGGGAAGTCGACGACGCTGCGGATGATCGCCGGCCTCGAGACGCCCTCCGAGGGGCGCATCGCAATCGGCGGCGAGGACGTCACCGAAACGCTCCCCCAGCGCCGCGAGCTCTCGATGGTGTTCCAGAGCTACGCGCTGTACCCGCACAAGTCGGTCCGGGGAAACCTCGAGTTCCCGCTGGCCAAGATGGACGTCGACGACGCGGACGAGCGCATTCGGCGGACCGCCGAGTTGCTCGAGATCGACGATCTGCTTGATCAGAAGCCCGGACAACTGAGCGGCGGGCAGCGCCAGCGCGTCGCGCTCGGGCGGACGATCGTCCGCGAGCCGCGCGCGTTCCTCATGGACGAACCGCTGTCGAACCTCGACGCCAAACTCCGCGTCCAGACGCGCTCCGAGCTGCGTCGCCTCCAGCAGCAACTGGGGACGACGACGGTGTACGTCACGCACGACCAGGAGGAGGCGATGAGTCTCGCCGATCGTATCGCGGTGATGAACGACGGCGAGCTCCAGCAGGTCGGCACGCCGAAAGCGGTGTACGAGAACCCGGCGAACGAGTTCGTCGCGGGATTCCTCGGCGAACCGCCCATGAACTTCCTCGATCCCGATCGCGTCGCGGCTGACGAGCCGACGCTGGCGGACGCGGAGACGATCGGGATTCGTCCCGAAGACGTCCGCGTCGTCAGCGAGGCCGCCACCGTCGCTGACGGCGGCGAGCGATCGACCGACGCTCGGACGTTCGAGCTCGACGGCGAAGCGGTCGTCGTCGAACCGCTGGGCAACGCCTACGAGATCGAGTTCGACTGCGGCGGCGAACTCGTGACCGCGCGGCTTCGCCAGCGTCCCGAGCGTATCGAACCCGGCGCGACCGCCACGCTGCAGTTTCCGGCGGCGTCCGTCCACCGCTTCGACGAGCGCGGCGAGGTGATCGATCGGTGA